In a single window of the Leopardus geoffroyi isolate Oge1 chromosome D2, O.geoffroyi_Oge1_pat1.0, whole genome shotgun sequence genome:
- the FGF8 gene encoding fibroblast growth factor 8 isoform X2, producing MGSPRSALSCLLLHLLVLCLQAQHVREQSLVTDQLSRRLIRTYQLYSRTSGKHVQVLANKRINAMAEDGDPFAKLIVETDTFGSRVRVRGAETGLYICMNKKGKLIAKSNGKGKDCVFTEIVLENNYTALQNAKYEGWYMAFTRKGRPRKGSKTRQHQREVHFMKRLPRGHHTTEQSLRFEFLNYPPFTRSLRGSQRTWAPEPR from the exons ATGGGCAGCCCCCGCTCGGCGCTGAGCTGCCT GCTGTTGCACTTGCTGGTTCTCTGCCTCCAAGCCCAG CATGTGAGGGAGCAGAGCCTGGTGACGGATCAGCTCAGCCGCCGCCTTATCCGGACCTACCAGCTCTACAGCCGCACCAGCGGGAAGCACGTGCAGGTCCTGGCCAACAAGCGCATCAACGCCATGGCAGAGGACGGGGACCCCTTCG CAAAGCTCATTGTGGAGACAGATACCTTTGGCAGCCGGGTTCGAGTCCGAGGAGCTGAGACAGGCCTCTACATCTGCATGAATAAGAAGGGGAAGCTGATTGCCAAG AGCAACGGCAAGGGCAAGGATTGTGTCTTCACGGAGATCGTGCTGGAGAACAACTACACGGCCCTGCAGAACGCCAAGTACGAAGGCTGGTACATGGCCTTCACCCGCAAGGGCCGGCCGCGCAAGGGCTCCAAGACGCGGCAGCACCAGCGCGAGGTCCACTTCATGAAGCGGCTGCCCCGAGGCCACCACACCACGGAGCAGAGCCTGCGCTTCGAGTTCCTCAACTACCCGCCGTTCACGCGCAGCCTGCGCGGCAGCCAGAGGACTTGGGCCCCCGAGCCCCGGTAG
- the FGF8 gene encoding fibroblast growth factor 8 isoform X1, whose protein sequence is MGSPRSALSCLLLHLLVLCLQAQVTVQSSPNFTQHVREQSLVTDQLSRRLIRTYQLYSRTSGKHVQVLANKRINAMAEDGDPFAKLIVETDTFGSRVRVRGAETGLYICMNKKGKLIAKSNGKGKDCVFTEIVLENNYTALQNAKYEGWYMAFTRKGRPRKGSKTRQHQREVHFMKRLPRGHHTTEQSLRFEFLNYPPFTRSLRGSQRTWAPEPR, encoded by the exons ATGGGCAGCCCCCGCTCGGCGCTGAGCTGCCT GCTGTTGCACTTGCTGGTTCTCTGCCTCCAAGCCCAG GTAACTGTTCAGTCCTCACCTAATTTTACACAGCATGTGAGGGAGCAGAGCCTGGTGACGGATCAGCTCAGCCGCCGCCTTATCCGGACCTACCAGCTCTACAGCCGCACCAGCGGGAAGCACGTGCAGGTCCTGGCCAACAAGCGCATCAACGCCATGGCAGAGGACGGGGACCCCTTCG CAAAGCTCATTGTGGAGACAGATACCTTTGGCAGCCGGGTTCGAGTCCGAGGAGCTGAGACAGGCCTCTACATCTGCATGAATAAGAAGGGGAAGCTGATTGCCAAG AGCAACGGCAAGGGCAAGGATTGTGTCTTCACGGAGATCGTGCTGGAGAACAACTACACGGCCCTGCAGAACGCCAAGTACGAAGGCTGGTACATGGCCTTCACCCGCAAGGGCCGGCCGCGCAAGGGCTCCAAGACGCGGCAGCACCAGCGCGAGGTCCACTTCATGAAGCGGCTGCCCCGAGGCCACCACACCACGGAGCAGAGCCTGCGCTTCGAGTTCCTCAACTACCCGCCGTTCACGCGCAGCCTGCGCGGCAGCCAGAGGACTTGGGCCCCCGAGCCCCGGTAG
- the NPM3 gene encoding nucleoplasmin-3, whose protein sequence is MAAGAAAALAFLSQESRVRAGGVGGLRVPAPVTMDSFFFGCELSGHTRSFTFKVEEEDESEHVLALTMLCLTEGAKDECNVVEVVARNHDHQEIAVPVANLKLSCQPMLSLDDFQLQPPVTFRLKSGSGPVRITGRHQIVTISNDVSEEEESEEGSEEEEAELCPILPAKKQRGRP, encoded by the exons ATGGCCGCCGGCGCCGCCGCCGCTTTAGCGTTCCTGAGTCAGGAGAGCCGAGTCCGGGCTGGGGGGGTCGGGGGTCTGCGGGTCCCGGCTCCGGTCACTATGGACAGTTTTTTCTTCG gctgtgagctctcCGGCCACACCCGCTCTTTCACCTTCAAGGTAGAGGAAGAGGATGAATCGGAGCATGTGCTGGCGTTGACCATG ctctgcctcacCGAGGGGGCCAAAGATGAGTGTAATGTGGTAGAAGTCGTGGCCAGGAATCATGACCATCAGGAGATTGCAGTCCCTGTGGCCAATCTCAAGTTGTCCTGCCAACCCATG CTCAGTTTGGATGACTTCCAGCTCCAGCCACCTGTAACCTTCCGCCTGAAGTCAGGTTCTGGCCCTGTGCGCATCACTGGGAGGCACCAGATTG TTACTATAAGCAATGACGTTtctgaggaagaagagagtgaagaagggagtgaggaggaggaagctgagttGTGCCCCATCCTACCTGCCAAGAAGCAGAGGGGCAGGCCCTAG